From Leopardus geoffroyi isolate Oge1 chromosome B4, O.geoffroyi_Oge1_pat1.0, whole genome shotgun sequence, a single genomic window includes:
- the TEX52 gene encoding testis-expressed protein 52: protein MLPGKSSLTKLLLLAVRPRRGMASSPQRQPRGRNNPLHVQEPFLQMAHAREPLLTHQPLARREFLLPSEPGEWPGFTRQAYHRLALKPPPCTETKSEVRRRLIRPWKDAAPHTWGFHTWLDVGRLPATFPTRPDRPYDSNVWRWLTDSGAHGRPPAEPPIPPPSWMGPNSFLTFICCTPIFADDNRKNQVTIRTVQELRELEKLKLRSEARAPPLDAKGNILPSKKFKKYRHISAGGRFEPGGLQLMPNPLPNDFARGWPCPNPLPHYQEKALKLAFLPSAPLSQDLLRNYQTLIENRVALPLYQLSKAQPGKTLVRKTKRRPGQS, encoded by the exons ATGCTGCCAGGAAAGTCTTCCCTTACCAAGCTGCTCCTCCTTGCAGTCAGGCCCAGAAGAGGAATGGCCAGTAGCCCACAGAGACAACCCAGAGGGCGGAATAATCCACTCCATGTCCAAGAACCTTTCTTGCAG ATGGCCCACGCCCGAGAGCCCCTCCTGACCCACCAACCGCTGGCCCGGCGTGAGTTCCTCCTCCCCAGTGAGCCCGGGGAGTGGCCTGGCTTCACTCGGCAGGCCTACCACCGGCTGGCCCTGAAGCCGCCGCCTTGCACCGAAACGAAATCCGAGGTGCGCCGCCGACTGATCCGCCCTTGGAAGGACGCGGCGCCGCACACGTGGGGCTTTCACACATGGCTCGATGTGGGCCGTTTGCCAGCCACCTTTCCCACCAGGCCCGACAGGCCCTACGACAGCAACGTGTGGCGCTGGCTGACGGACTCCGGGGCCCACGGCCGCCCCCCAGCGGAgcctcccatccctcctccctcctggatGGGTCCCAACAGCTTTCTGACCTTCATCTGCTGTACTCCCATCTTCGCGGACGACAACAGGAAGAACCAGGTGACCATCAGGACGGTGCAGGAACTGAGGGAGCTGGAGAAACTCAAGCTGAGGAGTGAAGCAAGGGCACCTCCCCTCGACGCCAAGGGCAACATCCTGCCCTCAAAGAAGTTCAAGAA GTACCGGCACATCTCAGCTGGTGGAAGGTTTGAGCCTGGAGGCCTCCAGCTCATGCCCAACCCACTTCCCAATGATTTTGCCAGGGGCTGGCCCTGCCCAAACCCTCTGCCTCATTACCAGGAGAAGGCGCTAAAACTGGCCTTCCTGCCTAGTGCACCCCTGAGCCAGGACCTCCTGAGGAATTACCAAACCCTGATAGAGAACCGGGTTGCCTTGCCCCTCTATCAACTCTCCAAGGCACAACCTGGTAAAACCTTAGTGAGGAAGACCAAGAGAAGACCTGGACAGAGCTAG